One stretch of Punica granatum isolate Tunisia-2019 chromosome 5, ASM765513v2, whole genome shotgun sequence DNA includes these proteins:
- the LOC116206717 gene encoding heavy metal-associated isoprenylated plant protein 5-like isoform X2 yields the protein MGEVEVAKNEGEKKDAAPTADAGAKKDDGNDIIVLKMDMHCEGCAKKIRRAIRNFEGVEDVKADSSNNKLTVTGKVDPAKVKARLEEKTRKKVDIISPLPKKDAAPAGDKKPPADEKKEEEKKPKQTTVVMKIRLHCDGCIQKIRKIILKIKGVDSVNIEAAKDLVAVTGTMDVKELAPYLKQKLKRGIEVVPPPAKKDGGGADKKEGKESGGGDKKEGKESGGGDKKDGKEAPAAAEKKEGGDGGKTDGGDGGKKEENSKEVKAEKSGEQKLEMSKFEHHGSYHSQPSYWYDQGQPSYYSHSYAVEPYGYHGGYAGPPAPVYAHPVHEGYSHYPQYPVDPRLQAPQMFSDENPNACSVM from the exons ATGGGCGAG GTAGAAGTGGCGAAGAATGAAGGGGAGAAGAAGGACGCAGCCCCCACCGCAGACGCCGGAGCTAAGAAGGACGACGGCAATGACATCATCGTCCTGAAGATGGACATGCACTGCGAGGGATGTGCGAAGAAAATCCGGCGAGCTATCCGGAATTTCGAGG GTGTTGAAGACGTGAAGGCCGACAGCTCCAACAACAAACTAACGGTGACCGGCAAGGTGGACCCCGCGAAGGTCAAGGCGAGGCTGGAGGAGAAGACCCGCAAGAAGGTCGACATCATCTCTCCCCTACCCAAGAAGGACGCCGCCCCCGCCGGCGACAAGAAGCCCCCGGCTGacgagaagaaggaagaggagaagaaaccTAAACAG ACGACGGTCGTCATGAAGATCAGATTACACTGCGATGGCTGCATTCAGAAGATCAGAAAAATCATCTTAAAGATCAAAG GGGTAGACTCGGTGAACATCGAGGCAGCAAAGGATCTAGTCGCGGTGACGGGGACAATGGACGTGAAGGAGCTAGCCCCGTACCTCAAGCAGAAGCTCAAGCGCGGCATCGAGGTGGTTCCTCCGCCGGCCAAGAAGGACGGTGGTGGCGCGGACAAGAAGGAGGGTAAAGAATCCGGTGGCGGAGACAAGAAGGAGGGCAAGGAATCTGGAGGTGGAGACAAAAAGGACGGTAAAGAAGCCCCTGCCGCGGCAGAGAAGAAGGAGGGTGGAGATGGCGGCAAGACGGACGGTGGAGACGGCGGAAAGAAAGAGGAGAATAGCAAGGAGGTCAAGGCTGAAAAGAGTGGAGAGCAGAAGCTGGAAATGAGCAAATTTGAGCACCACGGTTCTTACCATTCGCAGCCGTCCTACTGGTATGACCAAGGACAACCGAGCTACTACAGCCATAGCTACGCGGTGGAGCCCTATGGCTACCACGGTGGATATGCCGGCCCGCCGGCTCCAGTTTATGCTCATCCAGTGCACGAGGGATACTCGCATTACCCGCAGTACCCTGTGGATCCACGGCTACAAGCGCCGCAGATGTTCAGCGACGAGAATCCAAATGCCTGCTCCGTCATGTGA
- the LOC116206717 gene encoding heavy metal-associated isoprenylated plant protein 5-like isoform X1, producing the protein MGEQVEVAKNEGEKKDAAPTADAGAKKDDGNDIIVLKMDMHCEGCAKKIRRAIRNFEGVEDVKADSSNNKLTVTGKVDPAKVKARLEEKTRKKVDIISPLPKKDAAPAGDKKPPADEKKEEEKKPKQTTVVMKIRLHCDGCIQKIRKIILKIKGVDSVNIEAAKDLVAVTGTMDVKELAPYLKQKLKRGIEVVPPPAKKDGGGADKKEGKESGGGDKKEGKESGGGDKKDGKEAPAAAEKKEGGDGGKTDGGDGGKKEENSKEVKAEKSGEQKLEMSKFEHHGSYHSQPSYWYDQGQPSYYSHSYAVEPYGYHGGYAGPPAPVYAHPVHEGYSHYPQYPVDPRLQAPQMFSDENPNACSVM; encoded by the exons ATGGGCGAG CAGGTAGAAGTGGCGAAGAATGAAGGGGAGAAGAAGGACGCAGCCCCCACCGCAGACGCCGGAGCTAAGAAGGACGACGGCAATGACATCATCGTCCTGAAGATGGACATGCACTGCGAGGGATGTGCGAAGAAAATCCGGCGAGCTATCCGGAATTTCGAGG GTGTTGAAGACGTGAAGGCCGACAGCTCCAACAACAAACTAACGGTGACCGGCAAGGTGGACCCCGCGAAGGTCAAGGCGAGGCTGGAGGAGAAGACCCGCAAGAAGGTCGACATCATCTCTCCCCTACCCAAGAAGGACGCCGCCCCCGCCGGCGACAAGAAGCCCCCGGCTGacgagaagaaggaagaggagaagaaaccTAAACAG ACGACGGTCGTCATGAAGATCAGATTACACTGCGATGGCTGCATTCAGAAGATCAGAAAAATCATCTTAAAGATCAAAG GGGTAGACTCGGTGAACATCGAGGCAGCAAAGGATCTAGTCGCGGTGACGGGGACAATGGACGTGAAGGAGCTAGCCCCGTACCTCAAGCAGAAGCTCAAGCGCGGCATCGAGGTGGTTCCTCCGCCGGCCAAGAAGGACGGTGGTGGCGCGGACAAGAAGGAGGGTAAAGAATCCGGTGGCGGAGACAAGAAGGAGGGCAAGGAATCTGGAGGTGGAGACAAAAAGGACGGTAAAGAAGCCCCTGCCGCGGCAGAGAAGAAGGAGGGTGGAGATGGCGGCAAGACGGACGGTGGAGACGGCGGAAAGAAAGAGGAGAATAGCAAGGAGGTCAAGGCTGAAAAGAGTGGAGAGCAGAAGCTGGAAATGAGCAAATTTGAGCACCACGGTTCTTACCATTCGCAGCCGTCCTACTGGTATGACCAAGGACAACCGAGCTACTACAGCCATAGCTACGCGGTGGAGCCCTATGGCTACCACGGTGGATATGCCGGCCCGCCGGCTCCAGTTTATGCTCATCCAGTGCACGAGGGATACTCGCATTACCCGCAGTACCCTGTGGATCCACGGCTACAAGCGCCGCAGATGTTCAGCGACGAGAATCCAAATGCCTGCTCCGTCATGTGA